The Thermoanaerobaculia bacterium genome segment CGGCTCCGGCACCCGTTTCTGGCCGTCGAGCCGCCGCAGCCGCCCCAAGCAGCTCCTCTCCCTGGAAGGCGAGCGGTCGCTGCTGCAGTCGACGGTCGATCGCCTGCGGCCGCTGGTGCCGCCGGAGCAGGTCTGGATCTCGACCACGGACGCCCTGCGGGAGGCCGTCGCGGCGCAACTGCCCGAAGTCCCGCCGAGCCACATCCTGACCGAGCCCGCGGCGCGCAACACGGCGCCGGCGATCGGCTGGTCGCTGCTCTCGATGCCCGCGGCCGCCCGCGAAGGCGCCGTCATCGTGTTGCCGTCGGACCACCGGATCGCCGATCCCGGGTCGTTTCGCGCCGCGCTGGCCCTGGCCGCGGAGGTGGTCGTTCGCGAGCCCCGGATCCTCACCCTCGGCGTGGTGCCGACCCATCCAGAGACCGGCTTCGGCTATCTCGAGATGGCGGAGGCGCTGCCGGGTCCGCCAGGCCTGCGTCGCGTCCGGCGCTTCACCGAGAAGCCCGACCGCGCCACCGCCGAGCGCTTCGTCGCGGGGGGCGAACATCTGTGGAACGCCGGCATCTTCGTCTTCCGCGGCAGCGTGCTGCTCGCCGGCCTCGAGCGGCACTCGCCGGAGCTCTGGAGGGGGTTGGCGGAGCTCGCGCGCACCCCCGAGCGGGCGGGCGAGCTCTACCCGCGGCTGCAGTCGATCTCGATCGACTACGCCGTGATGGAGAAGTTCGAATCGATGGCGGCGCTGCCGCTCGACTGCGGCTGGAGCGACCTCGGATCGTGGGATGCGCTGGCCGGGATTCTGGCCGCTGATGCCGCCGGCAACGTCTCGCGCGGCGGCGCAGTGGTGGTGGACGCCTCGCGCAACATCACCTTCGCCGAGGAGGGGACGATCGCGATCCTCGGGCTCTCCGACCTGATCGTCGTGCGGTCGGGAGATGCGGTGCTGGTGGCGCAGCGCAAGGACGCGCAGGAGGTCCGGCGCATCGTCGATCAGCTGGCGGCCTCCGGCCGCAGCGAGCTTCTCTAGCCCCAGGACCCGGACCGAGATGCAAGCGAAGATCCCGCGCTCCGGAGCCTTCTCCGAG includes the following:
- a CDS encoding mannose-1-phosphate guanylyltransferase; protein product: MSPSALVLAGGSGTRFWPSSRRSRPKQLLSLEGERSLLQSTVDRLRPLVPPEQVWISTTDALREAVAAQLPEVPPSHILTEPAARNTAPAIGWSLLSMPAAAREGAVIVLPSDHRIADPGSFRAALALAAEVVVREPRILTLGVVPTHPETGFGYLEMAEALPGPPGLRRVRRFTEKPDRATAERFVAGGEHLWNAGIFVFRGSVLLAGLERHSPELWRGLAELARTPERAGELYPRLQSISIDYAVMEKFESMAALPLDCGWSDLGSWDALAGILAADAAGNVSRGGAVVVDASRNITFAEEGTIAILGLSDLIVVRSGDAVLVAQRKDAQEVRRIVDQLAASGRSELL